The Humulus lupulus chromosome 3, drHumLupu1.1, whole genome shotgun sequence genome window below encodes:
- the LOC133823829 gene encoding uncharacterized protein At5g41620, translated as MPRQNLSMDLMIPGKIRKRGCSSSASSSSSVIQNYRFKRAILVGKRGGSTTPVPTWRLMGCSRSPASALRNMDSPKYPPSQGIAGKAKQLPPVSARKLAATLWEMNEIPSPRVKEGSDDRRLRKELRARERMSRSMHSGSLPPHLSDPSHSPVSERIDRSGTGSRQRRTPSVSHRLRLTERHAGGLDSHSNASLMEVETRSRAQTPTASTGGVKTRLKDVSNALMTSKELLKIINRIWGHEDRPSSSMSLISALHAELERARLQVNQLIQEQRSDQNEINYIMKCFAEEKAAWKNKEQEMVEAAIESVVGELEVERKLRRRSESLNKKLGKELSETKSSLLKAVRELETEKRAREIMEQVCDELARDIDEDKAEAEELKRESAKVCEEVEKEREMMQLADMLREERVHMKLSEAKHQLEEKNAAVDKLRNQLEVFLGTKRSKEKGHGTTYPNDEELDAYMTATRFGLHQKELKDDDGSEVVDGVECEEDLAESDLHSIELNMDNNKNYNWPHVSGAARDSRKALIDQEEIRERKSTSGKAQRKSTSLQRSTSDGVDLRIPSEKLQTSGDGIDWDRFSELERHLQGKGYGDEMHGYKSSKGLRDQILSGSRLGPAGVHASPTRQWGQSRPSRNSTCSVQERAAMVQGNGSRTRLMEVRGEGLITRKSKR; from the exons ATGCCAAGGCAGAATCTGAGTATGGATTTAATGATCCCTGGCAAAATCAGAAAAAGAGGTTGTTCTTCTTCggcatcttcttcttcctctgtGATCCAAAACTACAGGTTTAAGAGAGCGATCCTAGTTGGGAAGAGGGGCGGATCCACTACGCCCGTGCCTACATGGAGGCTCATGGGATGCTCGAGATCTCCCGCGTCGGCATTGCGTAACATGGACTCCCCTAAGTATCCGCCGTCGCAAGGCATCGCCGGTAAAGCGAAGCAACTCCCTCCGGTTTCGGCCAGGAAGCTAGCGGCCACGCTCTGGGAGATGAATGAGATACCTTCGCCTAGGGTTAAAGAAGGGTCGGACGACAGGAGACTTAGGAAGGAGCTCAGAGCTAGAGAGAGGATGTCGAGGTCTATGCATTCGGGTTCTTTGCCTCCACATCTCTCTGATCCATCCCATAGTCCAGTTTCAGAG AGAATTGATCGATCTGGAACGGGTAGTCGCCAAAGAAGAACTCCATCTGTTTCTCATAGGCTTAGACTTACAGAACGTCACGCTGGAGGCTTGGATTCTCACAGCAATGCCAGCTTAATGGAG GTTGAGACTAGATCCAGAGCCCAAACTCCTACTGCGTCCACTGGTGGTGTCAAGACTCGTCTAAAAGATGTTAGTAATGCTTTGATGACATCCAAGGAGTTGCTGAAAATTATCAACCGCATTTGGGGTCATGAAGATAGACCTTCTTCAAGCATGTCACTGATTTCAGCCTTACATGCTGAGCTGGAGAGGGCTCGTTTGCAGGTCAATCAGCTTATACAAGAACAAAGATCTGATCAGAATGAGATTAACTACATTATGAAGTGCTTTGCTGAAGAAAAGGCTGCATGGAAAAACAAGGAGCAGGAAATGGTTGAGGCTGCGATCGAATCTGTAGTGGGGGAGCTAGAGGTGGAGAGGAAGCTGAGAAGAAGGTCTGAGAGCTTAAACAAGAAACTCGGAAAAGAATTGTCAGAGACAAAGTCTTCCCTTCTTAAGGCAGTGAGAGAACTTGAAACGGAAAAGAGAGCTAGAGAGATAATGGAACAAGTTTGTGATGAATTAGCCAGAGATATTGATGAAGATAAAGCTGAAGCAGAGGAACTAAAGAGAGAGTCTGCAAAAGTTTGTGAGGAGGTTGAGAAGGAAAGGGAGATGATGCAACTAGCTGATATGTTGCGGGAGGAAAGAGTTCATATGAAACTTTCTGAAGCAAAACATCAGCTTGAGGAAAAGAATGCAGCTGTTGATAAATTAAGAAATCAACTTGAAGTTTTTTTAGGAACCAAAAGAAGCAAAGAGAAAGGGCATGGTACCACTTATCCGAATGATGAAGAGCTTGATGCTTATATGACTGCAACTCGTTTTGGTTTGCACCAGAAGGAGCTGAAAGATGATGATGGGAGTGAAGTAGTTGATGGAGTAGAATGTGAAGAGGATTTGGCTGAAAGCGATCTTCATTCCATAGAATTAAACATGGATAATAATAAAAACTACAACTGGCCACATGTATCTGGGGCTGCTCGTGATTCAAGGAAGGCTCTAATTGATCAAGAAGAAATCAGAGAGAGGAAGTCCACATCTGGGAAAGCACAAAGAAAAAGTACTTCACTACAAAGGAGCACATCAGATGGAGTGGACCTTCGTATCCCAAGTGAAAAGCTTCAGACTTCAGGAGATGGGATTGATTGGGACAGATTTTCTGAACTGGAGAGGCACTTGCAAGGAAAAGGTTATGGAGATGAGATGCATGGATACAAATCTTCAAAGGGTCTTCGAGATCAAATTTTGTCTGGTTCTCGATTGGGACCTGCAGGAGTTCATGCTAGTCCAACGCGGCAATGGGGACAATCACGGCCTTCTAGAAATTCTACCTGTTCAGTTCAGGAGAGGGCTGCCATGGTTCAGGGAAATGGATCAAGGACACGACTAATGGAAGTCAGAGGCGAAGGCCTAATCACTAGAAAATCTAAAAGATGA